Genomic segment of Scomber scombrus chromosome 18, fScoSco1.1, whole genome shotgun sequence:
cagattccagtcccggacctactagcttcattgatgattttcaatgtgctcctatccttcctctctctcctctctaccccaaccggtcgaggcagatggcgaAGTGcgtgctcatgtgggaatgttgggtctctttaaaattaaacctgacgagtttagacctgctctatgtgtaaagtgccttgagttgtgatttggcgctatataaataaagactgattgagattgattgatagtGGACACTAGTACGTCATCCCATACATCACCAAAAAAAGTGCAGTAATTATTTTGGTTGTagatcagttgatttatgttattttaatgtaataatatatcatttggtgaaagaaaaaaataatttcaaatgttttttttcatgccttaagagaactgaaaaaaatagtgaaacaatcctgactgaggttatcataattcatgcatgaaagggttaaaattaTGAGAGTGAAAGGTAACATTCCCAGTTGCGGAAGACACCTCCCAAAGCCTGCATGCAAACGTTGTGAGAAATGTGTAAACTTGCCATCTTCATGTAAAGGAGGaaactgaattatttaaatTGCATTCAGTTGATCTAAACCATACCCATGGTCAATCAAATGTCTGTCATtagttaaactttttttttaaacattggcACAGTGATGGAGATCCCCCCCACCAAGTCTTCACAAAGGGATTCCCAGTTAAATCAATATAACTCCATCAATACACCAGCTGAGACATTTGCAGTAATAAATACAGTTGTAGATACAATATAGGACTGTGTCTCATCATTGGTGCATTTTGATTTCTGTGCAAATGTCTTGGTTCACTGTAAGTTCAAACATCCACCATGCTTGGATGAAAAACTTCATGAGTGACTGGCTTCATCCAGAGGCACCGTGCCTCTGAGCTGTCAGCTCTCCCCAAGTCTGGAAACTACTTTTCACGTGGTCAGCAATTTTCCAGATGAAGCTTGAGCACACCTTCACTGTGCAGCTGCAACAAGATGTCAAACTCAGCCGGCATGGCGTGTACGGGCGAAACCTTCATGTCATCGTAGTAGTGATTAGACAGGGGATAATAATCATATGGGTGATTACCAAAGGGCCAGAACCCATACAGTTCCACATTGTCACAGATTTCCAGTGCTAAGCTTGTCATGATGAAGCCAGTGCTGAGACGTCCTGATTTCAGGCCCTCATTTCTCCAGAAGACAGAAAGATTCCGAAGGTACTCAGGGTTGAAGAAGACGGGTTGAGCAGGGCTATCAGAGTCCTCAATTGTGTAGGCGGCCCGCAGGGACACAGCAGTATTGAAGACAAAGGTAAAGGCAGGAAGGACAAGCAAAGCGTTCCCGTAGGTTTGTAGACTCTCCACAAATGGACGGCGACGATTCATTAGAGACTCATACctggggaaaaaacagcagataTGAAGCAGCAAGAGATGTGGAATATTACTAGGAGATAATCAAATGAGAATCATCCTTTTGCTTACTTCGTTAGGAGAATGCTTGGGTTTGCTGTCACTAGATCAGTCTTGATGCCCACGTGTTCCTCATAGCCATCTTTCAAAGGTGGTAGATtgcatctgaaaaaaacaacaaagaatatACAGAAATGTTTGTATGGAATTGTAGTAGAGATGAGCGTAATTGTGTTGATTAAACTGTAATCAGTTATTCAATTAACTACACTGgacacctgtctcacctcatAACAAACTGAGCTGAATCGATGCTCTTTCCACACCTGCTGTCAGTCAAGATACCGCCGTTCCCAACAAGAGCACATCTGTCCAATCTTTTAGTCTCAAAAGGATGCTCCTGGATTCAACAAGCAATGAATTTCTATTAgtcattaaacaaaataaagacatagtACACACTATTTAGGACATACTGTTCATTGAAGACAAAAAGACATCTTGAGGAAGGGGCAGCTTTACACTTATTTTATTGAAGTTTATTCAGTAAAGATTCAGCAGCAGGACAACACCACAACTGTTTCACCTaaccctctcttctccttctgctCTCGTAACTTCGTAGGGTCCTGAGGTGGTCAGTGCTGCCCTGGTGCTACAGTGGACTTCATGTAAGCTTCCCCACAATGCAATCAGCAAGCAGAACCATGCTCATCAGTCATTTGctcttaataaataatttttaacGTATCTTGTTGATGGTGTGGTCCTTGccagtgaaattattttttattgatattagGGTTCATGAAGTAGATGAGCTGAAATTGGCCCCTGAACCAGCCTGGCTCAGGGGCCTCTGGACAGGGACCGATGAGCTTCCAGGCGCACCTCTGAGCAGCCGCCTCCACAACTGAGGTCTTGatccaactcaccaccaggtggtgatcactTAAACTTTATATTGACAGTTTTAttctgttgttctttttattgtcttttactgttttattgtttcattgatgatctattttgttttaaagctaGTGCAATAAATATCTGAACTGAGCTGAGAGGCAAACATTTATGAGCTTTCCAGAAGATTTtggtgtacagtatattatgatTTCAAAGGAATGATAAGAACTCTTTTCCagagaacaaataaacattttaaatgacttcCCCCTCAACTATGTTACTGTTTACTTTCCTTTGAGGACTCAGTGTATTCGGAGATACACGaccagatataaaaaaaagttgcagtTCTACCACCTATTCAAAAGTTTGATTAAAAGCTACTCAACTATGTAATTACAGCCTCTAATTACAGTTGTTTTGTACAAATATGTGTactgtgttgtttgtttaattgttttagtgcaattctttgtgtgtatgttttaattgtgaACTGCCAAGGAAttgcagtaaagtaaaagtaaagctACAGGCTCATGTCATGATTAAAAGTTGTCATTTGTCATCTTGGATTGGTTATCACGCTTAAAAAAACTTGGCGACTTAATAGTAGTAAATAATGAGCTCTTACTGTTGATCTACACAGTTGATCAGGAACAACACAGTATGTCAATTcacagatatttatttattacctaATCATTTATTATCATAAACTATGTTGGCCGTGAATTATTAATTCCACAAACAGTTACTCTTTATTCGtacaactgtaaaatatatgttCTCAAATGTGTGTTAAGCTTTATGTTGAAGTCAAATTATATGAAACATATGACATCATTTAACTACAGATCAATAGTTGCCCCATTCAAAGGTGGAAAGTGAAACAGTCATTGAGGAATAACATTTGAGGAACAATCAAGACACCAAGCAAGCCGCTGGTGTCATGGTAATATTCATGAATGATGAGCAGCATACCTTTGCAAAGACTTTGAAAATTTCCCGGGAAACCTTAAGAGTCTTCTTCCCGTCACCGTCGTACACAAGCTCTGATCCAATCGGAGTGT
This window contains:
- the LOC133999278 gene encoding alpha-2,8-sialyltransferase 8F-like — encoded protein: MGAENSHVSWIFIILCLGTLLTTVTWYRLDNDPEFYKPPRPKRGLGKLSDVCKGCRKVIDKVKQRYSQTWKKQEENSLKLRSRLRGQCNGFDTAIITQENTPIGSELVYDGDGKKTLKVSREIFKVFAKEHPFETKRLDRCALVGNGGILTDSRCGKSIDSAQFVMRCNLPPLKDGYEEHVGIKTDLVTANPSILLTKYESLMNRRRPFVESLQTYGNALLVLPAFTFVFNTAVSLRAAYTIEDSDSPAQPVFFNPEYLRNLSVFWRNEGLKSGRLSTGFIMTSLALEICDNVELYGFWPFGNHPYDYYPLSNHYYDDMKVSPVHAMPAEFDILLQLHSEGVLKLHLENC